From the genome of Spinacia oleracea cultivar Varoflay chromosome 2, BTI_SOV_V1, whole genome shotgun sequence, one region includes:
- the LOC110796487 gene encoding cyclic dof factor 1 isoform X1 yields MAEAKDPAIKLFGKTIPLQEIPSDSPKDDCCFTKPAHVHDVHVQDVDVHDVVDYDDDGSCIKSNNNTESMQDDTVPEERKTNKIDQDGKTFETKQVGISPEVSDKIQDASLGFTDNLEAISGVDEKAVGESSKPEEEKSDTSVSEEKAPKKPDKMIPCPRCNSMDTKFCYYNNYNVNQPRHFCKNCQRYWTAGGTMRNVPVGAGRRKNKNSASHYRHVSIPEALHNPRSDIPNGIHHPVLTTNGTVLTFSSDTPLCESMASVLNLAEKTVRKFPPNGFQKPEELKISTSFGGLENGGNHVDGSNTNEHTSKSALKEATAFPPQIPCYPGAPWPFPWNSAQWSPPVAAPAFCPNGFAMPFYPAPPYWGCNIPGTWNIPWMAQPSPLSHLNPNSPLGKHSRDNSEEKELEENNSERSLWIPKTLRIDDPGEAAKSSIWTTLGIKNGEKSDSIGRGSGLFKAFQSKHDERNPHMETSAVLEANPAALSRSQNFQENS; encoded by the exons ATGGCGGAAGCAAAAGACCCTGCGATAAAgctgtttggaaagaccattCCGTTGCAGGAGATTCCCTCGGATTCCCCGAAAGATGACTGCTGCTTCACCAAACCAGCTCATGTTCACGATGTTCATGTTCAAGATGTTGATGTTCATGATGTGGTTGATTATGACGATGATGGTTCTTGTAtaaaaagtaataataatacAGAGAGTATGCAGGATGATACTGTTCCagaggagagaaaaactaaTAAG ATTGACCAAGATGGGAAGACATTTGAAACAAAACAAGTTGGAATCTCACCTGAAGTTTCAGATAAGATTCAAGATGCGTCATTAGGATTCACTGATAATCTTGAGGCAATATCAGGTGTTGATGAAAAGGCTGTAGGGGAATCGTCAAAgccagaagaagaaaaaagtgACACGAGTGTTTCTGAAGAGAAGGCTCCAAAGAAACCTGATAAGATGATCCCTTGCCCACGATGTAATAGTATGGACACGAAGTTCTGTTACTACAACAATTACAACGTTAACCAACCCCGTCACTTCTGCAAAAACTGTCAAAGATATTGGACAGCTGGCGGTACAATGAGGAATGTGCCTGTTGGTGCTGGGCGCCGCAAGAACAAGAACTCAGCCTCTCACTACCGTCATGTCAGCATTCCCGAAGCACTCCATAATCCCCGGTCTGATATTCCTAATGGGATCCACCATCCTGTACTCACAACTAATGGCACAGTCCTTACTTTCAGCTCAGATACACCCCTCTGTGAGTCTATGGCATCAGTCTTAAACCTAGCTGAGAAGACAGTGAGGAAATTCCCACCTAATGGATTTCAAAAGCCAGAGGAGTTGAAAATTTCCACTTCATTTGGAGGCCTGGAAAATGGAGGTAACCACGTCGATGGATCAAATACAAATGAGCATACAAGCAAATCTGCTCTGAAAGAGGCAACAGCCTTCCCTCCTCAAATTCCATGCTATCCCGGGGCACCTTGGCCTTTTCCGTGGAACTCGGCACAATGGAGTCCACCAGTAGCAGCTCCAGCCTTCTGTCCAAATGGCTTTGCCATGCCTTTTTATCCCGCACCTCCTTACTGGGGCTGCAATATACCTGGAACGTGGAATATTCCCTGGATGGCCCAACCTTCTCCTCTAAGTCATTTAAATCCAAACTCTCCTTTGGGAAAGCATTCAAGAGACAATTCTGAGGAGAAAGAGTTGGAAGAGAACAATTCAGAGAGATCTCTCTGGATCCCTAAAACTTTGAGGATTGATGATCCAGGAGAAGCTGCAAAGAGCTCAATTTGGACAACCCTTGGGATTAAAAATGGAGAGAAATCAGATTCTATAGGGCGAGGTTCTGGACTTTTCAAGGCATTCCAGTCAAAGCATGATGAGAGGAATCCTCACATGGAGACCTCTGCTGTACTGGAAGCAAATCCAGCAGCCTTATCTAGGTCACAGAATTTCCAAGAAAATTCATGA
- the LOC110796487 gene encoding cyclic dof factor 2 isoform X3, whose protein sequence is MIDQDGKTFETKQVGISPEVSDKIQDASLGFTDNLEAISGVDEKAVGESSKPEEEKSDTSVSEEKAPKKPDKMIPCPRCNSMDTKFCYYNNYNVNQPRHFCKNCQRYWTAGGTMRNVPVGAGRRKNKNSASHYRHVSIPEALHNPRSDIPNGIHHPVLTTNGTVLTFSSDTPLCESMASVLNLAEKTVRKFPPNGFQKPEELKISTSFGGLENGGNHVDGSNTNEHTSKSALKEATAFPPQIPCYPGAPWPFPWNSAQWSPPVAAPAFCPNGFAMPFYPAPPYWGCNIPGTWNIPWMAQPSPLSHLNPNSPLGKHSRDNSEEKELEENNSERSLWIPKTLRIDDPGEAAKSSIWTTLGIKNGEKSDSIGRGSGLFKAFQSKHDERNPHMETSAVLEANPAALSRSQNFQENS, encoded by the exons ATG ATTGACCAAGATGGGAAGACATTTGAAACAAAACAAGTTGGAATCTCACCTGAAGTTTCAGATAAGATTCAAGATGCGTCATTAGGATTCACTGATAATCTTGAGGCAATATCAGGTGTTGATGAAAAGGCTGTAGGGGAATCGTCAAAgccagaagaagaaaaaagtgACACGAGTGTTTCTGAAGAGAAGGCTCCAAAGAAACCTGATAAGATGATCCCTTGCCCACGATGTAATAGTATGGACACGAAGTTCTGTTACTACAACAATTACAACGTTAACCAACCCCGTCACTTCTGCAAAAACTGTCAAAGATATTGGACAGCTGGCGGTACAATGAGGAATGTGCCTGTTGGTGCTGGGCGCCGCAAGAACAAGAACTCAGCCTCTCACTACCGTCATGTCAGCATTCCCGAAGCACTCCATAATCCCCGGTCTGATATTCCTAATGGGATCCACCATCCTGTACTCACAACTAATGGCACAGTCCTTACTTTCAGCTCAGATACACCCCTCTGTGAGTCTATGGCATCAGTCTTAAACCTAGCTGAGAAGACAGTGAGGAAATTCCCACCTAATGGATTTCAAAAGCCAGAGGAGTTGAAAATTTCCACTTCATTTGGAGGCCTGGAAAATGGAGGTAACCACGTCGATGGATCAAATACAAATGAGCATACAAGCAAATCTGCTCTGAAAGAGGCAACAGCCTTCCCTCCTCAAATTCCATGCTATCCCGGGGCACCTTGGCCTTTTCCGTGGAACTCGGCACAATGGAGTCCACCAGTAGCAGCTCCAGCCTTCTGTCCAAATGGCTTTGCCATGCCTTTTTATCCCGCACCTCCTTACTGGGGCTGCAATATACCTGGAACGTGGAATATTCCCTGGATGGCCCAACCTTCTCCTCTAAGTCATTTAAATCCAAACTCTCCTTTGGGAAAGCATTCAAGAGACAATTCTGAGGAGAAAGAGTTGGAAGAGAACAATTCAGAGAGATCTCTCTGGATCCCTAAAACTTTGAGGATTGATGATCCAGGAGAAGCTGCAAAGAGCTCAATTTGGACAACCCTTGGGATTAAAAATGGAGAGAAATCAGATTCTATAGGGCGAGGTTCTGGACTTTTCAAGGCATTCCAGTCAAAGCATGATGAGAGGAATCCTCACATGGAGACCTCTGCTGTACTGGAAGCAAATCCAGCAGCCTTATCTAGGTCACAGAATTTCCAAGAAAATTCATGA